A window of Ictidomys tridecemlineatus isolate mIctTri1 chromosome 15, mIctTri1.hap1, whole genome shotgun sequence contains these coding sequences:
- the Slc22a31 gene encoding LOW QUALITY PROTEIN: putative solute carrier family 22 member 31 (The sequence of the model RefSeq protein was modified relative to this genomic sequence to represent the inferred CDS: inserted 3 bases in 3 codons) has translation MALGQWDLVCKDSWKVPLEQTCHFLGGLLGCVLLGAGCDRFGRRAVFVVSLVLATVLGASEALAXSFQTLLALRSLHGGTLAGXLLALYVARLELCXPPHRLAFSMGAGLFSVVGTLLLPGLAMLVQDWRLLQGLNALVTGFLLLFWGFPALFPGSPCWLLATGQVTQAGRILWHFAEASGLDPDDSSSEENSLATELAALSAGNPQPQYHSILGLLHTRVTWRSGLILGFSSLTGGGIRAGFLRSLAPGEPAFYLPYFLEAGLEAAATVLLFLTADRCGRRPVLLLGTMAAGLASLLLLAGAQYLPGWTPLSLSVLGPLASQAVSVPSVLSAAEAFPTVMRGAGLGLVLGAGFLGRAAAPLTDIRGRHGFLLQDAVFTSLAILILLCVLLLPETHGREMLTTYMVPAVSTPGPPASAAALPFGMSSHTAQQHYCCWGGPVSQDKGHS, from the exons ATGGCTTTGGGCCAG TGGGACCTGGTGTGTAAAGATAGCTGGAAGGTGCCGCTGGAGCAGACGTGCCACTTCCTGGGCGGGCTGCTAGGCTGTGTCCTTCTGGGTGCAGGGTGTGACAG GTTTGGCCGCCGGGCTGTTTTTGTGGTCTCCCTGGTGCTGGCCACAGTCCTAGGGGCCAGTGAAGCCCTGG GCAGTTTCCAGACCCTCCTGGCCCTGAGGTCTCTCCACGGGGGCACCTTGGCAG CCCTCCTTGCCCTTTATGTAGCTC GCCTGGAGCTGT GACCCCCACACCGCCTGGCCTTCTCCATGGGAGCTGGCCTCTTCTCAGTGGTGGGCACCCTGCTGCTGCCTGGGCTGGCCATGCTGGTGCAGGACTGGCGCCTTCTGCAGGGCCTGAACGCCCTGGTGACTGGATTCCTGCTGCTCTTTTGGGG GTTCCCAGCTCTGTTCCCTGGGTCTCCCTGCTGGCTTCTGGCCACGGGGCAGGTGACCCAAGCAGGCAGGATTCTGTGGCACTTTGCAGAAGCCAGCGGCCTGGACCCTGATGACAGCTCCTCAGAGGAGAACTCCCTGGCTACAG AGCTGGCCGCGCTGTCTGCAGGCAACCCGCAGCCCCAGTACCACTCCATCCTGGGCCTCCTGCACACCCGTGTCACCTGGAGGAGCGGGCTCATCCTGGGATTCAGTTC GCTGACCGGTGGGGGCATCAGGGCCGGCTTCCTCCGCAGCCTGGCCCCAGGCGAGCCTGCCTTCTACCTGCCCTATTTCCTGGAAGCTGGCCTGGAGGCTGCAGCCACCGTACTGCTGTTCCTGACGGCAGATCGCTGTGGACGCCGCCCTGTCCTGCTGCTGGGCACCATGGCTGCAGGCCTGGCATCCCTGCTACTCCTCGCTGGGGCTCAGT ACCTGCCAGGCTGGACCCCACTGTCCCTTTCTGTCCTGGGGCCCCTGGCCTCCCAGGCTGTGTCGGTGCCCAGTGTTCTCTCTGCAGCCGAGGCCTTCCCCACCGTGATGAG GGGAGCCGGGCTAGGCCTGGTGCTGGGGGCCGGGTTCCTGGGCCGGGCTGCTGCCCCGCTCACTGACATTCGTGGCCGGCACGGCTTCCTCCTACAAGATGCGGTCTTCACCTCCCTGGCCATCCTCATCCTGCTCTGTGTCCTGCTGCTGCCCGAGACCCATGGCCGGGAGATGCTGACCACCTACATGGTCCCCGCAGTGTCCACCCCAGGACCACCTGCCTCTGCTGCTGCCCTCCCCTTCGGGATGAGCAGCCACACTGCCCAGCAGCACTACTGTTGCTGGGGGGGGCCTGTGAGCCAGGACAAGGGCCACAGCTGA
- the LOC144370959 gene encoding putative solute carrier family 22 member 31 yields MDREARVLCAAGGFGRTRRLLAAASWLPCAALGLALSSEPLLTARPAHHCRPDPALLPPSLRALRGPALLEASVPRLGPARALSPCLLLRYPVAGARPSSALAPNGTRSCTRGWLYTLPWPDAQPGHPGAPARGVCPGTSGAGTWVVWGSSALLRVPPCAFAGVLTGALPPPPAVRVQQVHQDSWPPLCVGYRQENLGWR; encoded by the coding sequence ATGGATCGCGAGGCGCGGGTGCTGTGCGCGGCAGGAGGCTTCGGCCGGACTCGGCGCCTGCTGGCCGCCGCCTCGTGGCTGCCCTGCGCGGCACTGGGGCTGGCGCTGAGCTCGGAGCCACTGCTCACCGCGCGGCCAGCGCACCACTGCCGTCCAGACCCCGCGCTACTACCGCCCTCACTGCGTGCCCTGCGCGGGCCGGCGCTGCTCGAAGCCAGCGTGCCGCGCCTGGGTCCCGCGCGCGCCCTGAGCCCGTGCCTGCTCCTGCGCTACCCGGTGGCCGGCGCCCGCCCGAGCTCCGCGCTCGCGCCAAACGGCACGCGGTCCTGCACGCGCGGCTGGCTCTATACGCTCCCCTGGCCTGATGCACAGCCCGGTCACCCAGGTGCGCCCGCCCGAGGGGTCTGCCCAGGAACGAGCGGGGCAGGGACGTGGGTGGTTTGGGGGTCTTCTGCCCTGCTGCGGGTCCCTCCCTGTGCCTTTGCCGGGGTTCTCACTGGGGCTCTCCCGCCCCCTCCCGCCGTGCGGGTGCAGCAGGTACACCAGGACTCTTGGCCACCACTATGCGTGGGCTACAGGCAGGAGAATTTAGGCTGGAGGTGA